The following are encoded together in the Bos javanicus breed banteng chromosome X, ARS-OSU_banteng_1.0, whole genome shotgun sequence genome:
- the LOC133242393 gene encoding uncharacterized protein CXorf66 homolog yields the protein MKPINKVLDMNLLIYVLLLSIWTNSCLYRNESNGSASAVSTHAESKQGRMQGIRQYLLIVLTVILIIGFVIRCYFFIQYICVGEESHRATMVKKEGITEASSTSSKISFTDSKSLTAGPGNPEKQSVLSSIDNSSRPSSQQKASVPLRAKKLVRPSSQKNPSKSSTHKRELGLLPQKKLHRTRSPKKAHRGAHAHKHIRSSQVSPSYPKKAIMPTWPSSLQCLVKPTKTSPPYAKSQSVPEQSNVVKLTKLRRHRKPKSPASEGSAEILSRPQPVNFCQCYKEICLVCSASSEPFITHISERNMKHVLVPDFSRELKHSYKSFHKTEPKDNALYGNMNDSHFTCNSDDESDKEATIMCNIKCKETIYKTSQNNLRPHGKKKKRTTYVEEANF from the exons ATGAAACCTATCAACAAGGTCCTGGACATGAATCTCTTAATTTATGTCCTCCTTTTATCAATTTGGACAAATAGTTGTTTATACAGAAATGAAAGCAATGGCTCTGCTTCTGCAG TATCTACACATGCTGAATCCAAGCAAGGCAGAATGCAGGGAATAAGGCAATATCTACTCATTGTCCTAACTGTTATACTCATCATCGGCTTTGTTATCAGGTGTTATTTCTTTATTCAGTATATCTGTGTGGGTGAGGAATCCCATAGAGCAACAAT GGTCAAGAAAGAAGGCATCACCGAGGCATCATCCACATCATCTAAAATATCATTCACTGACTCCAAGTCACTGACTGCTGGTCCAGGCAATCCAGAAAAACAATCTGTGCTGTCAAGTATAGATAATTCATCTCGGCCCTCAAGTCAACAAAAAGCCTCTGTACCTTTAAGAGCAAAAAAGTTAGTCAGGCCCTCAAGTCAAAAAAACCCATCCAAGTCATCAACTCACAAAAGAGAGTTAGGATTACTCCCCCAGAAAAAATTGCATAGAACACGCAGTCCAAAAAAGGCACACAGGGGGGCTCATGCCCATAAGCATATCAGGTCAAGTCAGGTCAGTCCATCCTATCCAAAGAAGGCCATCATGCCAACTTGGCCATCAAGTCTACAATGTCTGGTCAAGCCAACCAAAACTTCTCCACCCTATGCAAAGAGTCAAAGTGTCCCTGAGCAATCAAATGTAGTGAAACTGACCAAACTTCGGAGACATCGTAAACCAAAAAGCCCAGCTAGTGAAGGTAGTGCAGAAATATTATCTAGGCCTCAACCAGTGAATTTTTGTCAGTGCTACAAGGAAATATGCCTTGTTTGCAGTGCTTCTTCTGAGCCATTCATCACTCATATTTCAGAAAGGAATATGAAGCATGTTCTAGTTCCAGATTTTTCACGTGAACTGAAGCACTCTTACAAGTCATTTCACAAGACAGAGCCCAAGGATAATGCACTGTATGGCAACATGAATGATAGCCATTTCACATGTAACAGTGATGATGAAAGTGACAAGGAGGCGACTATTATGTGCAATATAAAATGCAAGGAAACCATCTATAAAACCTCCCAAAATAATTTAAGgcctcatggaaaaaaaaaaaaaaggaccaccTATGTAGAAGAAGCAAACTTCTAA